A DNA window from Oncorhynchus tshawytscha isolate Ot180627B linkage group LG13, Otsh_v2.0, whole genome shotgun sequence contains the following coding sequences:
- the LOC112265474 gene encoding coiled-coil-helix-coiled-coil-helix domain-containing protein 2: MPRGSRSRTSRMATPARVAPPPPPMARAAPPPPYAPVPARAPPSAMAAPATAAPRQPGMFAQMATTAAGVAVGSAAGHMIGHAMTGGMGGGGGSQEAAKPDVTYQEQPQQYQQPPPMYQPAKYQPQSMFQQEPASEQGTCSYEFKQFIECAQTQSDLKLCEGFSEVLKQCKLSNGMS; encoded by the exons ATGCCAAGAGGAAGCAGAAGCCGGACGTCAAGAATGGCCACTCCAGCCAG GGTAGCCCCACCGCCACCTCCCATGGCCAGGGCTGCACCCCCACCACCCTACGCTCCAGTGCCTGCCCGTGCCCCTCCGTCCGCCATGGCTGCCCCAGCCACTGCTGCTCCCCGGCAGCCAGGCATGTTTGCGCAGATGGCCACCACAGCCGCTGGGGTAGCCGTTGGCTCAGCCGCAGGGCACATGATCGGCCACGCAATGACTGGAGGAATGGGTGGAGGCGGGGGAAGCCAGGAGGCTGCCAAGCCTGATGTCACCTACCAG GAGCAGCCCCAGCAGTACCAACAGCCACCTCCCATGTACCAGCCAGCAAAGTATCAGCCCCAGTCCATGTTCCAGCAGGAGCCTGCTTCAGAGCAGGGAACCTGCTCCTACGAGTTCAAGCAGTTTATTGAGTGTGCTCAGACCCAGAGTGACCTGAAACTCTGTGAAGGCTTCAGCGAGGTGCTCAAGCAGTGCAAGTTGTCCAATG GGATGTCCTGA